In Cetobacterium sp. ZOR0034, a genomic segment contains:
- the rplF gene encoding 50S ribosomal protein L6 — translation MSRVGKKIIVVPAGVEVTVAAGNVVTVKGPKGTLTKNFNEELTINVENNEITVARPNDLPAVRAIHGTTRALLNNMVVGVSEGFKKTLTLVGVGYRATEKNAGLEMALGYSHPVVIDAVEGIKMTVEKNTTIHIEGIEKDVVGQVAADIRSKRAPEPYKGKGVKYSDEVIRRKEGKKS, via the coding sequence ATGTCAAGAGTAGGTAAAAAGATCATAGTGGTACCTGCTGGGGTAGAAGTTACAGTAGCTGCAGGAAATGTAGTTACTGTAAAAGGACCTAAAGGTACTTTAACTAAGAATTTTAACGAAGAGTTAACAATAAACGTAGAGAACAACGAAATTACAGTTGCTAGACCAAATGACTTACCAGCTGTAAGAGCTATACATGGAACTACAAGAGCTCTATTAAACAACATGGTTGTTGGAGTTTCTGAAGGGTTCAAGAAAACTCTTACTTTAGTAGGGGTTGGATACAGAGCTACTGAGAAAAATGCTGGATTAGAGATGGCTTTAGGTTACTCTCACCCAGTTGTAATCGATGCTGTTGAAGGAATCAAAATGACAGTTGAGAAAAATACAACTATCCACATTGAAGGTATAGAGAAAGATGTAGTAGGACAAGTTGCTGCTGACATCAGATCTAAGAGAGCTCCAGAGCCTTACAAAGGTAAAGGGGTTAAGTATTCTGACGAAGTAATCAGAAGAAAAGAAGGTAAGAAATCATAA
- the rplO gene encoding 50S ribosomal protein L15, whose protein sequence is MKLNELKPSVPRKARKRIGRGESSGLGKTAGKGSNGQNSRAGGGVKPYFEGGQMPLYRRTPKRGFSNAIFRKDYAVINLCDLNRFEEGTEVTPELLVAAGIIKKTLAGIKVLGNGELEKKVSVKAHKVSASAKAAIEAKGGSVEIIEVKTFADVAKNNK, encoded by the coding sequence ATGAAATTAAATGAATTAAAGCCTTCTGTACCAAGAAAAGCTAGAAAAAGAATCGGAAGAGGAGAGTCTTCAGGTTTAGGAAAAACTGCTGGAAAAGGAAGCAATGGTCAAAACTCTAGAGCTGGAGGAGGGGTAAAACCTTACTTCGAGGGTGGACAAATGCCTTTATATAGAAGAACTCCAAAGAGAGGATTCTCTAACGCTATATTCAGAAAAGATTATGCAGTAATAAACTTATGTGATTTAAATAGATTCGAAGAGGGAACTGAAGTAACTCCTGAGCTATTAGTAGCAGCTGGAATTATCAAGAAAACTCTTGCAGGAATCAAAGTTTTAGGAAACGGAGAGCTAGAAAAGAAAGTTTCTGTAAAAGCTCATAAAGTTTCTGCTTCTGCAAAAGCAGCTATCGAAGCAAAAGGTGGATCTGTAGAAATTATAGAAGTAAAAACTTTTGCTGATGTAGCAAAAAATAACAAGTAA
- the rplD gene encoding 50S ribosomal protein L4: MAVLNIYDLAGNQTGTVEVKDSVFGIEPNQAVLHEVLTAELAAARQGTAATKTRAMVKGGGRKPFKQKGTGRARQGSIRAPHMVGGGVTFGPQPRSYEKKVNKKVRNLALRSALSAKVAAGEILVLDGTIEAPKTKTIIALTNALTANTKQLFVVNDLATEADYNLYLSARNLENAVVLQPNEIGVYWLLKQEKVIVTKEALTTIEEVLA; encoded by the coding sequence ATGGCAGTTTTAAACATATATGACTTAGCAGGTAACCAAACTGGTACTGTAGAAGTTAAAGATTCTGTATTTGGAATCGAGCCTAATCAAGCAGTATTACATGAAGTATTAACTGCAGAGTTAGCAGCTGCTAGACAAGGAACTGCAGCTACTAAAACTAGAGCTATGGTTAAAGGTGGAGGAAGAAAGCCTTTCAAACAAAAAGGAACTGGAAGAGCTAGACAAGGTTCTATCAGAGCTCCACACATGGTAGGTGGAGGAGTTACTTTCGGACCACAACCAAGATCATACGAGAAAAAAGTAAACAAAAAAGTAAGAAACCTTGCTTTAAGATCAGCACTTTCTGCGAAAGTTGCAGCTGGAGAAATCTTAGTTCTTGATGGAACTATCGAAGCTCCAAAAACAAAAACAATAATCGCTTTAACTAACGCTTTAACAGCTAACACAAAGCAATTATTCGTTGTAAATGACCTTGCTACAGAAGCTGATTACAACTTATACTTATCAGCTAGAAACTTAGAGAACGCAGTAGTTCTTCAACCAAATGAGATTGGAGTTTACTGGTTATTAAAGCAAGAGAAAGTTATCGTAACTAAGGAAGCGTTAACGACAATCGAGGAGGTGCTTGCATAA
- the rpsN gene encoding 30S ribosomal protein S14, with product MAKKSMIAREAKRTTLCDKYAEKRAELKKRINEGDMEAMFELNKLPKNSSEVRKKNRCQLDGRPRGFMREFGISRVKFRQLAGAGLIPGVKKSSW from the coding sequence ATGGCTAAAAAGTCAATGATCGCTAGAGAAGCAAAAAGAACAACTTTATGCGATAAATATGCTGAAAAAAGAGCTGAACTGAAGAAGAGAATCAACGAGGGAGATATGGAAGCTATGTTTGAGCTAAACAAATTACCTAAGAACTCTTCAGAAGTTAGAAAGAAAAATAGATGTCAATTAGATGGAAGACCAAGAGGATTCATGAGAGAATTCGGAATTTCGAGAGTTAAGTTCAGACAATTAGCAGGTGCTGGACTTATTCCAGGTGTAAAGAAATCATCTTGGTAA
- the rpsH gene encoding 30S ribosomal protein S8 has translation MFLTDPIADMLTRVRNANAVMHEKTDVPHSNMKEKIAEILKEEGYISNYKIVTDGNKKNIRVYLKYDGKERVIKGIKRISKPGRRVYSSVEDMPRVLSGLGIAIVSTSRGIVTDRVARRENVGGEILAFVW, from the coding sequence ATGTTTTTAACAGATCCAATTGCAGATATGTTAACAAGAGTTAGAAATGCAAATGCTGTAATGCACGAGAAAACAGATGTTCCTCACTCTAACATGAAAGAGAAAATCGCTGAGATTTTAAAAGAAGAGGGATATATTTCTAACTACAAAATTGTAACAGATGGAAATAAAAAGAATATAAGAGTATACTTAAAGTATGACGGAAAAGAAAGAGTAATCAAAGGAATCAAGAGAATATCTAAGCCAGGAAGAAGAGTTTATTCTTCTGTAGAAGATATGCCAAGAGTATTATCAGGTTTAGGAATTGCTATCGTTTCAACTTCTAGAGGAATCGTAACAGATAGAGTTGCTAGAAGAGAAAACGTTGGTGGAGAAATTCTTGCATTCGTTTGGTAA
- the rplB gene encoding 50S ribosomal protein L2: MAIRKLNAITNGTRHMSRLVNEDLDKVRPEKSLTTPLKSAYGRDNYGHRTCRNRDKGHKRLYRIIDFKRNKLDVPAKVVSLEYDPNRTANIALLSYADGEKRYILAPKGLKKGDIVMAGSNAEIKPGNALKLKEMPVGSQIHNVELQRGKGGQLVRSAGTAARLVAKEGTYCHVQLPSGELRLVHGECMATIGEVGNSEHSLVSLGKAGRNRHKGRRPHVRGSVMNPCDHPHGGGEGKAPVGRKSPMTPWGKPAHGVKTRGRKTSDKFIVRRRNEK, from the coding sequence ATGGCAATTAGAAAGTTAAATGCTATAACTAATGGTACTAGACATATGTCTAGATTAGTTAACGAAGATTTAGATAAAGTTAGACCTGAAAAGTCTTTAACTACTCCATTAAAATCTGCTTATGGTAGAGATAACTATGGACACAGAACTTGTAGAAATAGAGACAAGGGACACAAAAGACTTTACAGAATCATCGACTTTAAAAGAAATAAATTAGATGTACCTGCAAAGGTAGTATCACTTGAGTACGATCCAAATAGAACGGCAAACATCGCTCTATTATCGTACGCAGATGGAGAAAAGAGATATATTCTTGCTCCAAAGGGACTTAAGAAAGGTGATATCGTAATGGCTGGTTCAAATGCTGAAATAAAGCCAGGAAATGCTCTTAAATTAAAAGAGATGCCTGTTGGATCACAGATACACAACGTTGAGTTACAAAGAGGAAAGGGTGGACAATTAGTTAGATCTGCAGGAACTGCAGCAAGACTAGTTGCAAAAGAAGGAACTTACTGTCACGTTCAGTTACCATCAGGTGAATTAAGATTAGTTCACGGAGAATGTATGGCAACTATCGGTGAAGTAGGAAACTCTGAGCACAGCCTAGTTTCACTAGGTAAAGCTGGAAGAAACAGACACAAAGGAAGAAGACCTCACGTTAGAGGATCTGTAATGAACCCTTGTGATCACCCACACGGTGGAGGAGAAGGTAAAGCTCCAGTAGGAAGAAAATCTCCAATGACTCCTTGGGGTAAACCAGCTCATGGTGTTAAGACAAGAGGAAGAAAAACTTCTGACAAGTTTATCGTAAGAAGAAGAAACGAAAAGTAA
- the rpsC gene encoding 30S ribosomal protein S3, giving the protein MGQKVDPRGLRLGITRTWDSIWYADKKEYAKFFHEDTKIREMIKKNYFHAGISKVKIERTSPSHVVVLIHTAKAGIIIGRKGSEIESLRAKLETLTGRKVTVKVQEVKEFNKDATLVAENIATSIEKRVAYKRAVSQAVMRAMKSGAKGIKVMVSGRLNGAEIARSEWVVEGKVPLHTLRADIDYATATAHTTYGALGIKVWIFHGEVLPTKKEGGEA; this is encoded by the coding sequence GTGGGACAAAAAGTAGACCCTAGAGGACTGAGACTTGGAATAACAAGAACTTGGGATTCTATCTGGTATGCAGATAAAAAAGAATACGCAAAGTTCTTCCATGAAGATACAAAGATCAGAGAAATGATCAAAAAGAACTACTTCCACGCGGGAATTTCGAAGGTAAAAATCGAGAGAACTTCTCCATCACACGTTGTAGTTTTAATACACACAGCTAAAGCTGGTATAATCATCGGAAGAAAAGGTTCTGAAATAGAATCTTTAAGAGCTAAACTTGAGACATTAACTGGAAGAAAAGTTACAGTTAAAGTTCAAGAAGTTAAAGAATTTAACAAAGATGCAACTTTAGTTGCTGAAAACATCGCTACATCTATCGAGAAAAGGGTAGCATATAAGAGAGCAGTAAGCCAAGCTGTTATGAGAGCAATGAAGTCTGGAGCAAAAGGAATCAAAGTTATGGTTTCTGGAAGATTAAATGGTGCTGAGATCGCAAGATCTGAGTGGGTAGTAGAAGGTAAAGTACCTCTACATACACTAAGAGCAGATATCGACTACGCTACAGCTACAGCTCATACAACTTATGGAGCTCTTGGAATCAAGGTTTGGATCTTCCACGGTGAAGTACTTCCAACTAAGAAGGAAGGAGGGGAAGCGTAA
- the rplE gene encoding 50S ribosomal protein L5: MSKYVSRYHKLYNDTIVANLMKELGLSNVMECPKLDRIVVNMGVGEATQNSKLIDAAMADLAIITGQKPVVRKAKKSEAGFKLREGMPIGAKVTLRKERMYDFLDRLVNVVLPRVRDFEGVPADSFDGRGNYSLGLRDQLVFPEIEFDKVDKLLGMSITIVSSAKTDEEGRALLKAFGMPFKK, encoded by the coding sequence GTGTCTAAATACGTTTCTAGATATCACAAGTTATATAACGATACAATAGTTGCTAACTTAATGAAAGAGTTAGGATTATCAAACGTTATGGAATGTCCAAAATTAGACAGAATCGTTGTTAACATGGGAGTAGGAGAGGCAACTCAAAACTCTAAGTTAATCGATGCTGCAATGGCTGATTTAGCAATAATCACAGGACAAAAACCAGTTGTAAGAAAAGCAAAAAAATCAGAAGCTGGATTTAAGTTAAGAGAAGGAATGCCAATCGGTGCAAAAGTTACTTTAAGAAAAGAGAGAATGTACGATTTTCTAGATAGATTAGTAAATGTAGTTCTTCCAAGAGTAAGAGACTTCGAAGGAGTTCCAGCGGATTCATTCGACGGAAGAGGAAACTACTCTTTAGGATTAAGAGATCAATTAGTTTTCCCTGAGATCGAGTTTGATAAAGTTGACAAGCTTTTAGGAATGTCTATCACTATAGTATCTTCAGCTAAAACAGATGAAGAAGGAAGAGCTTTACTTAAGGCATTCGGAATGCCTTTCAAAAAGTAA
- the rpsE gene encoding 30S ribosomal protein S5, protein MSKLVKEEKQFQEKLLKISRVSKTTKGGRTISFSVLAAVGDAEGNVGMGLGKANGVPDAIRKAIAAAKKNMVKVSLKGTTIPHEIVGKWGATSIWMAPAYEGTGVIAGSSCREILELAGVHNILTKIKGSRNKHNVARATIEGLAALRTAEEVAALRGKEVKEILS, encoded by the coding sequence TTGTCTAAGTTAGTTAAAGAAGAAAAACAATTTCAAGAGAAATTATTAAAGATTTCTAGAGTTTCTAAGACAACTAAAGGAGGAAGAACAATATCTTTCTCAGTTTTAGCTGCTGTAGGAGACGCTGAAGGAAACGTAGGAATGGGATTAGGAAAAGCGAATGGTGTACCTGATGCAATCAGAAAAGCAATCGCTGCTGCTAAGAAAAACATGGTAAAGGTTTCGTTAAAAGGAACTACTATTCCTCATGAAATCGTTGGTAAGTGGGGAGCAACATCAATTTGGATGGCACCAGCTTATGAAGGTACTGGAGTTATCGCAGGATCATCTTGTAGAGAGATTCTTGAGTTAGCAGGAGTACACAACATCCTTACAAAAATAAAAGGATCAAGAAACAAGCACAACGTTGCAAGAGCTACAATCGAAGGATTAGCAGCATTAAGAACTGCTGAAGAAGTTGCAGCTTTAAGAGGAAAAGAAGTAAAGGAAATCTTAAGCTAG
- the rpmD gene encoding 50S ribosomal protein L30 has product MAKLRIELVKSIIGRKPNHIATAKSLGLKKMNDVREHNVTPELMGKIALISYLIKVEEVQ; this is encoded by the coding sequence ATGGCAAAGCTTAGAATAGAGCTTGTAAAAAGCATAATCGGAAGAAAGCCTAACCATATAGCTACTGCAAAGTCGCTAGGGCTTAAGAAGATGAATGATGTTAGAGAGCATAACGTGACTCCAGAATTAATGGGGAAAATCGCTCTAATTTCTTACCTAATAAAAGTAGAGGAGGTGCAATAA
- the rplV gene encoding 50S ribosomal protein L22 — MEARAITRFVRLSPRKARLVADLVRGKSALEALDTLEFTNKKAARFIKKTLASAIANATNNFNMDEEKLVVSTIMINDGPALKRIMPRAMGRADIIRKPTAHIVVAVSEK; from the coding sequence GTGGAAGCTAGAGCAATAACTAGATTCGTAAGATTATCTCCAAGAAAAGCTAGACTTGTAGCAGACTTAGTGAGAGGAAAATCAGCATTAGAAGCTTTAGATACGTTAGAATTTACTAACAAAAAAGCAGCTAGATTTATAAAGAAAACACTAGCATCAGCAATTGCTAATGCAACTAACAACTTCAATATGGACGAAGAAAAGTTAGTAGTATCAACTATAATGATAAATGACGGACCAGCTCTAAAAAGAATCATGCCTAGAGCAATGGGAAGAGCAGATATAATAAGAAAACCAACAGCACACATTGTTGTGGCAGTGTCTGAAAAGTAG
- the rplX gene encoding 50S ribosomal protein L24, with the protein MAKPKIKFVPDSLHVKTGDTVFVISGKDKGKTGKVVKVFPKKGKIVVENINMVTKHMKPSQINPQGGVVTKPAPMFSSKVMLFDEKAGKPTRVGYKFVDGKKVRYSKVSGETL; encoded by the coding sequence GTGGCTAAACCTAAGATTAAATTTGTACCAGATTCATTACATGTAAAAACTGGAGATACAGTTTTCGTAATATCTGGAAAAGATAAAGGTAAAACAGGTAAGGTAGTAAAAGTGTTCCCTAAAAAAGGAAAAATCGTTGTTGAGAACATCAACATGGTTACAAAGCACATGAAACCTTCACAAATAAACCCACAAGGTGGAGTTGTAACTAAACCAGCTCCAATGTTCTCTTCAAAAGTAATGTTATTTGATGAGAAAGCTGGTAAACCAACTAGAGTTGGATACAAGTTTGTGGACGGTAAAAAAGTAAGATACTCTAAAGTATCTGGAGAAACTTTATAA
- the rpmC gene encoding 50S ribosomal protein L29, which translates to MRAKEIREISTEDLVVKCKELKEELFNLKFQLSLGQVTNTAKIREVRREIARINTILNER; encoded by the coding sequence ATGAGAGCTAAGGAAATAAGAGAAATATCTACTGAAGACTTAGTAGTAAAGTGTAAAGAGCTTAAGGAAGAATTATTCAACCTAAAGTTCCAACTTTCATTAGGACAAGTAACTAACACTGCTAAGATAAGAGAAGTAAGAAGAGAGATCGCAAGAATAAACACTATATTAAACGAAAGATAA
- the rplR gene encoding 50S ribosomal protein L18, producing MFKKVNRDAIRRRKHLSIRNKISGTAERPRLSIYRSNNNIFAQLVDDVNGVTLVSASTIAKEIKGDVKHGGNIESAKLVGKLIAERAVAKNISVIVFDRSGYKYTGRVAALAEAAREAGLKF from the coding sequence TTGTTTAAGAAAGTTAATAGAGACGCTATTAGAAGAAGAAAGCACTTATCTATCAGAAACAAAATTTCTGGTACAGCAGAGAGACCAAGACTTTCTATATATAGATCAAACAACAACATCTTTGCTCAATTAGTTGATGACGTAAATGGAGTAACTTTAGTTTCTGCATCTACAATAGCTAAAGAGATCAAAGGAGATGTAAAACACGGTGGAAACATCGAGTCTGCTAAGCTTGTTGGAAAGCTAATAGCTGAAAGAGCTGTAGCAAAAAATATATCTGTTATCGTATTTGACAGATCTGGTTATAAATACACAGGAAGAGTAGCTGCCCTTGCAGAGGCTGCAAGAGAAGCAGGACTTAAATTCTAA
- the rplP gene encoding 50S ribosomal protein L16, giving the protein MLMPKRTKHRKMFRGRMKGTAQRGNTVAFGDYGLQALEPAWITNRQIESCRVGINRTFKREGKTFIRIFPDKPITARPAGVRMGKGKGNVEGWVAVVKPGRIMFEVSGVTEEKAIAALRKASMKLPIRCKIVKRENGGEN; this is encoded by the coding sequence ATGTTAATGCCTAAAAGAACGAAACATAGAAAAATGTTTAGAGGAAGAATGAAGGGTACAGCTCAAAGAGGTAACACTGTTGCTTTCGGAGATTACGGATTACAAGCCCTTGAGCCAGCATGGATAACAAACAGACAGATCGAGTCTTGTAGAGTTGGAATCAACAGAACATTCAAAAGAGAAGGTAAGACTTTCATAAGAATATTCCCTGATAAGCCAATCACTGCTAGACCAGCTGGAGTGAGAATGGGTAAAGGTAAAGGAAACGTAGAAGGTTGGGTAGCAGTAGTTAAACCTGGAAGAATAATGTTCGAGGTATCTGGTGTTACTGAAGAGAAAGCTATAGCAGCTTTAAGAAAAGCTTCTATGAAACTTCCTATCAGATGTAAGATTGTAAAAAGAGAGAATGGTGGTGAGAACTAA
- the rplN gene encoding 50S ribosomal protein L14 — MVQQQTILNVADNSGAKKLMVIRVLGGSRRRFGRIGDIVVASVKEAIPGGNVKKGDVVKAVIVRTKKELRREDGSYIKFDDNAAVVLNNNNEPKATRIFGPVARELRAKDFMKIVSLAPEVI; from the coding sequence ATGGTACAACAACAAACTATCCTTAATGTTGCTGATAACTCGGGAGCTAAAAAACTTATGGTTATAAGAGTTCTTGGAGGATCTAGAAGAAGATTCGGTAGAATCGGTGACATTGTTGTGGCATCAGTTAAGGAAGCAATACCTGGTGGAAACGTTAAAAAAGGAGACGTAGTAAAGGCAGTTATTGTTAGAACTAAAAAAGAATTAAGAAGAGAAGATGGATCATACATTAAGTTTGATGACAACGCAGCTGTTGTTTTAAACAATAACAATGAACCAAAAGCAACAAGAATATTCGGACCAGTTGCAAGAGAATTAAGAGCTAAAGACTTCATGAAGATAGTATCACTAGCTCCAGAAGTAATATAA
- the rpsQ gene encoding 30S ribosomal protein S17 produces the protein MRNERKLREGIVVSDKMDKTIVVAIETMTLHPIYKKRVKKTMKFKAHDENNVAQTGDKVRIMETRPLSRDKRWRLVDIIEKAR, from the coding sequence TTGAGAAACGAGAGAAAATTAAGAGAAGGAATCGTTGTTTCAGATAAGATGGACAAGACGATAGTTGTTGCTATCGAAACAATGACATTACACCCAATCTATAAAAAGAGAGTTAAGAAGACTATGAAGTTCAAAGCACATGACGAGAACAACGTAGCTCAAACTGGAGATAAAGTAAGAATCATGGAAACTAGACCATTATCTAGAGATAAGAGATGGAGACTAGTTGATATTATAGAGAAAGCTAGATAA
- the rpsS gene encoding 30S ribosomal protein S19: MARSLKKGPFCDHHLMKKVDEAVATENIKAVIKTWSRRSTIFPNFIGLTFGVYNGKKHIPVHVTEQMVGHKLGEFAPTRTYYGHGVDKKKKKK, encoded by the coding sequence ATGGCTAGATCATTAAAAAAAGGACCTTTTTGTGACCACCACTTAATGAAGAAAGTTGACGAAGCAGTTGCTACTGAAAATATAAAAGCGGTAATAAAAACTTGGTCAAGAAGATCAACTATATTCCCTAACTTTATAGGATTAACTTTCGGTGTTTACAATGGAAAGAAACATATACCAGTTCATGTAACAGAGCAAATGGTTGGACATAAACTAGGTGAGTTCGCACCAACTAGAACATACTATGGTCACGGTGTAGACAAAAAGAAAAAGAAAAAATAA
- the rplW gene encoding 50S ribosomal protein L23, protein MTAYDIVKKPVITEKTEILRRDYNKYTFEVSPKANKVEIRKAIETIFNVKVESVATINVKPVTKRHGMKLYKTQAKKKAIVKLAAGNTITYFAEV, encoded by the coding sequence ATGACTGCTTACGATATCGTAAAGAAGCCTGTAATCACTGAAAAAACTGAGATTTTAAGAAGAGATTACAACAAGTACACATTTGAGGTAAGTCCAAAAGCAAATAAAGTTGAGATCAGAAAAGCTATCGAAACTATATTTAACGTAAAAGTTGAATCTGTAGCTACAATCAATGTAAAGCCAGTTACTAAAAGACATGGAATGAAACTTTACAAGACTCAAGCTAAGAAAAAAGCTATTGTTAAATTAGCTGCTGGAAACACAATAACTTACTTCGCAGAAGTATAA
- the rplC gene encoding 50S ribosomal protein L3, with protein MSGILAKKIGMTQIFEDGKFIPVTVVEAGPNFVLQKKTAENDGYTALQLGFDEKREKNTTKPLMGIFNKAGVKPLRFVKELKVDSVEGIELGQEIKVDTLAEVAFVDITGTSKGKGTSGVMKRHNFSGNRASHGVSRNHRLGGSIGMSSWPGKVLKNKKMAGQYGNATVTVQNLKIVKVDAENNLLLIKGAVPGPKNGYIVVKPAVKK; from the coding sequence ATGTCAGGAATTTTAGCAAAAAAAATTGGAATGACTCAAATTTTCGAAGATGGAAAATTTATTCCAGTTACTGTTGTTGAAGCTGGACCTAACTTTGTTCTTCAAAAGAAGACTGCAGAGAACGACGGATACACAGCTTTACAATTAGGATTTGACGAAAAAAGAGAAAAAAATACTACAAAGCCATTAATGGGAATTTTTAACAAAGCTGGTGTAAAGCCGTTAAGATTTGTTAAAGAGTTAAAAGTTGATTCAGTAGAAGGAATCGAACTTGGACAAGAGATCAAAGTGGATACTTTAGCAGAAGTTGCTTTCGTAGACATTACTGGTACTTCAAAAGGTAAAGGGACTTCAGGGGTTATGAAGAGACATAACTTCAGTGGAAACAGAGCTTCACACGGGGTTTCAAGAAACCACAGACTTGGAGGATCAATAGGAATGTCGTCTTGGCCTGGAAAAGTTCTTAAGAACAAAAAAATGGCTGGACAATACGGAAATGCAACTGTAACAGTTCAAAACTTAAAAATTGTTAAAGTTGACGCAGAAAACAACTTACTACTAATTAAAGGTGCAGTACCTGGTCCAAAGAACGGATATATCGTTGTTAAACCGGCTGTAAAGAAATAA
- the rpsJ gene encoding 30S ribosomal protein S10, with amino-acid sequence MASNKLRIYLKAYDHTLLDQSAKKIVEVAKKSGAEIAGPMPLPTKIKKYTVLRSVHVNKDSREQFEMRVHRRMVEIKNSNPKTIASLTAVNLPAGVGIEIKQA; translated from the coding sequence ATGGCTTCTAACAAGTTAAGAATTTACTTAAAAGCTTATGATCACACTTTATTAGATCAATCAGCTAAAAAGATAGTAGAAGTAGCAAAGAAATCTGGAGCAGAAATTGCAGGACCTATGCCACTACCTACAAAAATAAAAAAATATACTGTACTTAGATCAGTACACGTAAACAAAGACTCGAGAGAGCAATTCGAGATGAGAGTGCACAGAAGAATGGTAGAGATTAAAAACTCTAACCCTAAGACAATTGCTTCTTTAACAGCAGTTAACTTACCAGCTGGTGTTGGAATCGAAATAAAGCAAGCGTAA